CGCCAAGGGGTCGGAAGGTGTGATCGCCGTCAGCGACGGAACCGCCGTCTCAGGGCTTGGCGACGGCCACAAGGCGGGCATGTGGGGCCACGACGTTGAGACGCGCAACGGTGGCGTCTATCTGGCCGGCAGCAGCACCCTTGCCGGAAGCGCCATCACCCTGCTGGACGCGTTTCGCAACCTATGGGAGGACTTCGGCGCGGAGACTGCGGTCCGGTGCTGTTGCCTGAATCCTCGCCTAGCCCTACCGGAACGGTCCGTTCCCAGGGTATATGTGGAGTTCGACCGTCGGAAAGAACTCGTGGCGATTCGCAGCGTTGCGGAACCGTGAGCTGACGGCGGCCCTATGTCTACCTACTCAAGGCTGAAAAAGGTCCTGATCGGAAAGCCGATTGCGACCAAGCACGCGCATCACGAGCGTCTCCCCAAGGTCTTTGGCCTTCCCGTCTTCGCCTCGGACGCGCTTTCTTCCGTGGCCTATGCCACCGAGGAAGTCCTGCTCGTGTTGGTGATGATGGGGGCCGTCGGCTTCTATCACCTGGTCTCGATCTCCGTCTGGCTCTGCATCCTGCTGGTGATCGTGGGGTTCAGCTACTACCAGACGATCCACGCCTATCCCCAGGGCGGCGGGACCTACATGGTCTCGACCGAGAACCTGGGTTCCAAAGCGGGCCGAATCGCGGGCTCAGCGCTGCTGATCGACTACATCCTCACGGTTGCGGTTTCCATATCATCGGCCGTTAGCTTTGTGGTGTCCGCCTTTCCAGACACCAAGCCTTACTCCGTCTGGATCGCCTGCGCGGCGATCGCATTACTCGCCATCGCCAACCTGCGCGGCGCCAAAGAGAGCGGAATTCTCTTTGCGATTCCTACCTACACCTTTGTCGTTTCGATCCTCGTGCTGGTGGCAGTCGGGCTCTTCAAGAGCGTCGGGGCGCCCCCAATTCCGCCTGATCCAGCCGAGTTTCCACAGCCCATACAAGCGGTCGGGTGGTTCCTAATGCTCCGGGCGTTCGCGGCGTCCTGTACGGCACTAACGGGTACCGAGGCCATCGCGGACGGTGTTCAAGCGTTCCGTCCTCCGGAGGCCAAGAATGCCAGCGCCACGCTCGCGATGATGGTGGGTCTGTTGCTGGCGATGTTCATCGGCATCTCATGGTGCGCCCAACATTTCGGCATCACTCCGATGCACATTGAAGAAGCGGGCTACAAGACGGTGGTCGCCCAGCTCGCCGAGAGGGTCTTCCCTAGTTGGCCGAGCTACTTCTATCTCGTTACGTCTGTGACGGCGCTGATCCTGTTTCTTGCCGCAAACACCGCTTTTGCCGACTTCCCAAGGCTCTCCAGCTTTATCGCGCGAGACGGGTACCTCCCCCGCCAGCTCATGAGCCTTGGAGACCGGCTCGTGTTCCAGAACGGCATCGTGACTCTGGCAGGCGCGGCGATGCTCTTGGTCATCATCTTCCGCGCCGAGACCCACGCCCTGATTCCGCTTTACGCACTCGGCGTGTTCATTTCATTCACCCTCAGCCAAGCGGGCATGGTTGCCCGGTGGTTCAAACGAACCCAGGGCGCATGGGCCAACTACCGGATGTGGGTGAGCCTGGTGGGGGCGATCACCACCGGCGTCGTCGCGGTCATCCTCGCAATCACGAAGTTTGCCGAGGGCGCCTGGCTGATTTTCGTCGCGATGGCGATCATGCTCACCTTCTTCTACCGGATTCGAAAGCACTACGAGTACCTTGCCGGGGAGTTGGGCCTGACCGAAACGGACTCGGTTCCCAAAATCCAGGGCACGGTCCTGCTGCTGGTTCCACGGCTCCACAAGGGGGTTCTTCAGGCTATTGGCTACGCCAAGTCGATGGCGAAGGACGTTCGCGCAGTCCACGTGATTCTCGACTCCAAGACCATCGAGGGCGTCCGCAGAGACTGGAACCGGTTCGGCTCCGACATACCACTGGTCATCCTCGAATCGCCCTATCGCTCGCTCATTGACCCGCTCATCGAGTACATCGACGAGACCATCGCCGAGGAGCCCAACGCCATCGTCACGGTGATCGTGCCCCAAGCTGTGCCAAAGCGCTGGTACCAGGGGCTGCTGCACAATAACGTCGCCGTGCCGCTCAAGATGGCCCTTAGCGCCCGCAAAAACGTCGTCATCACCAACGTGAGGTACTTCCTGAATTGATCGTCGAATCGTTTGAGGACGTCATCAACCTGTCGGGTTCCCTGAAGTACAACTTCTGGGACACCGTCCACACCGCGATCTCGCTGACGCTGAAGCGGCACTCGACCGGCGTGATCATTGATTGCTCCGGCATCACCGACTGCACTCACGAGGGCGCTGAGACCTTCCGAGACATTCTGGGATACATCCAGGAGCATGATGCCCGCGTCATTTGCGTCGCCGTGCCGGCCGGGGTTATGGAGGTGCTCAAAACCACCGCCGAGGTGCGCTCGCAGCTTCCTATCGCGGCGTCGGTCGAGGAGGCGCGCCATTCGTTGGACCTCCTGGCGAATACCCAAGAAGGCAAAAAGAAGCAGCCGTTTCAGGTGGAGGAATTGACCAAGATCGTGCTCTACCTGACGGGTGGAGAGCGGGACAAGATCGGCCTAGAGGCCGCCAAACGCATGGCTGGCGGGCTGCATGGGGAGGTGCTGCTGGTTTATGTGATCGCCGTGCCGCGAGAGCTGCCGCTCCAGGCGCCGCTGACCAAAGAAGAGGACTTGGCTCTCGCTGCCCTGCAGGCCGCCCAACAGAACCTGACGGCGAAGGGAGTCCCTCATCAGATCTTGGTTCATCGGGGGCGCGACATCGCCAGCTCGCTTGAGGACGTGATGGATGAGCAAAAGGGCGACGTGCTGCTGATCCCACTCTCTTCCGAGCCGTCGGAATCCGAAGCAGACCTCAAGCTGATCAAGAGCGCGCTGGCAAAGGTCTCGTCTCAGGTGGGGTTCATCCGCGCCCCGATGAAGAAATGATCGGGCATTCCTTTAGATTGCGATGAATTGTCGCCGCTTTTCGCAGGGCGGACTTGTCCGCCGTTTCCAGCTTCCCACATATTCGGATTGCAGCAACAGTGTGGCGCCGCCCGAACGGGCCGCTCACTACTCACTCCCAATAAATTGAGATCTTGGGCGGTGTGAAGAGGCTGAACCGCAGTCCTAAGGAATCAAACTCCGCTTCGACTGTACTCACTAGCTGGTCTTCGCCCCATCGG
This genomic interval from Armatimonadota bacterium contains the following:
- a CDS encoding APC family permease, with amino-acid sequence MSTYSRLKKVLIGKPIATKHAHHERLPKVFGLPVFASDALSSVAYATEEVLLVLVMMGAVGFYHLVSISVWLCILLVIVGFSYYQTIHAYPQGGGTYMVSTENLGSKAGRIAGSALLIDYILTVAVSISSAVSFVVSAFPDTKPYSVWIACAAIALLAIANLRGAKESGILFAIPTYTFVVSILVLVAVGLFKSVGAPPIPPDPAEFPQPIQAVGWFLMLRAFAASCTALTGTEAIADGVQAFRPPEAKNASATLAMMVGLLLAMFIGISWCAQHFGITPMHIEEAGYKTVVAQLAERVFPSWPSYFYLVTSVTALILFLAANTAFADFPRLSSFIARDGYLPRQLMSLGDRLVFQNGIVTLAGAAMLLVIIFRAETHALIPLYALGVFISFTLSQAGMVARWFKRTQGAWANYRMWVSLVGAITTGVVAVILAITKFAEGAWLIFVAMAIMLTFFYRIRKHYEYLAGELGLTETDSVPKIQGTVLLLVPRLHKGVLQAIGYAKSMAKDVRAVHVILDSKTIEGVRRDWNRFGSDIPLVILESPYRSLIDPLIEYIDETIAEEPNAIVTVIVPQAVPKRWYQGLLHNNVAVPLKMALSARKNVVITNVRYFLN